The Vespula vulgaris chromosome 22, iyVesVulg1.1, whole genome shotgun sequence genome window below encodes:
- the LOC127071640 gene encoding cytoplasmic dynein 2 light intermediate chain 1 isoform X3 yields the protein MASKVSGENDRESALRVSMEEEKNRKTDPKETRERSIIIVGSKSVGKTTMINRFLEKDEKPKPTIAMEYSFGRKAGKSLVKNIVHVWEIGYVASSLISAAMSGSALTHSPHHTALLIMLDLSKPEVLWITFEEILSAVRSALKMSYNSKLINEMIEYRTSDRKSVEKMIDPLPLKTFIIAGKYDEYQDFDLDKKEIIGKTLRGIAHSLGAGLHYYSCKEKILLRKTKDLLSHIGFGAVLAEGKFTSYDKPLIISPGADSFSSIDSQLPYSRPSMILDTIKQTFVVRVPQITRNDESALEDPSNDPNFNEPIIDKLKVQREEVHLGFIVRQVRLAFFSTIC from the exons ATGGCATCAAAAGTTTC cGGAGAAAATGATAGGGAATCAGCGTTACGCGTTtcaatggaagaagaaaaaaatcgtaagaCGGATCCTAAGGAGACTCGCGAGAGGTCAATTATCATCGTTGGTAGTAAAAGCGTT GGGAAAACTACGATGATAAATCGATTTCttgaaaaagacgaaaaaccGAAGCCAACGATCGCAATGGAGTATTCCTTTGGGCGAAAAGCTGGTAAGAGTTTA GTGAAAAACATAGTCCACGTGTGGGAAATTGGCTATGTAGCTTCTTCTTTGATTTCCGCCGCTATGAGTGGATCGGCCTTAACCCATTCGCCGCATCACACGGCGCTCTTGATAATGCTGGATTTATCGAAACCGGAAGTATTATGGATCACCTTCGAGGAGATATTATCGGCTGTACGAAGTGCGTTAAAAATGAGTTACAATTCGAAACTCATTAACGAGATGATCGAGTATAGAACGAGCGACAGGAAGAGCGtggaaaaaatgatcgatcccTTACCCCTTAAAACGTTTATAATTGCGGGAAAGTACGATGAATATCAG GACTTCGACTTAGACAAGAAGGAGATAATAGGAAAAACTTTACGAGGAATTGCTCATAGTTTAGGAGCAGGACTCCATTATTATTCTTGCAAAGAAAAGATTCTCTTACGGAAAACCAAAGACTTGTTATCTCATATCGGATTTGGAGCCGTTCTCGC AGAAGGAAAGTTTACGAGCTACGACAAACCTCTGATTATATCGCCCGGTGCGGATTCCTTCTCGTCGATCGACTCGCAATTGCCTTATTCGAGACCATCCATGATTTTAGACACCATTAAGCAGACGTTCGTGGTACGTGTACCGCAAATAACGAGAAACGACGAGTCTGCTTTAGAAGACCCAAGTAACGATCCAAACTTCAACGAGCCGATTATCGATAAACTGAAAGTTCAAAGAGAAGAGGTACATTTAGGATTTATCGTAAGACAggt GAGATTAGCATTCTTCTCGACGATATGCTAA
- the LOC127071640 gene encoding cytoplasmic dynein 2 light intermediate chain 1 isoform X2 → MASKVSGENDRESALRVSMEEEKNRKTDPKETRERSIIIVGSKSVGKTTMINRFLEKDEKPKPTIAMEYSFGRKAGKSLVKNIVHVWEIGYVASSLISAAMSGSALTHSPHHTALLIMLDLSKPEVLWITFEEILSAVRSALKMSYNSKLINEMIEYRTSDRKSVEKMIDPLPLKTFIIAGKYDEYQDFDLDKKEIIGKTLRGIAHSLGAGLHYYSCKEKILLRKTKDLLSHIGFGAVLAEGKFTSYDKPLIISPGADSFSSIDSQLPYSRPSMILDTIKQTFVVRVPQITRNDESALEDPSNDPNFNEPIIDKLKVQREEEISILLDDMLNGRTQQIPIPDPI, encoded by the exons ATGGCATCAAAAGTTTC cGGAGAAAATGATAGGGAATCAGCGTTACGCGTTtcaatggaagaagaaaaaaatcgtaagaCGGATCCTAAGGAGACTCGCGAGAGGTCAATTATCATCGTTGGTAGTAAAAGCGTT GGGAAAACTACGATGATAAATCGATTTCttgaaaaagacgaaaaaccGAAGCCAACGATCGCAATGGAGTATTCCTTTGGGCGAAAAGCTGGTAAGAGTTTA GTGAAAAACATAGTCCACGTGTGGGAAATTGGCTATGTAGCTTCTTCTTTGATTTCCGCCGCTATGAGTGGATCGGCCTTAACCCATTCGCCGCATCACACGGCGCTCTTGATAATGCTGGATTTATCGAAACCGGAAGTATTATGGATCACCTTCGAGGAGATATTATCGGCTGTACGAAGTGCGTTAAAAATGAGTTACAATTCGAAACTCATTAACGAGATGATCGAGTATAGAACGAGCGACAGGAAGAGCGtggaaaaaatgatcgatcccTTACCCCTTAAAACGTTTATAATTGCGGGAAAGTACGATGAATATCAG GACTTCGACTTAGACAAGAAGGAGATAATAGGAAAAACTTTACGAGGAATTGCTCATAGTTTAGGAGCAGGACTCCATTATTATTCTTGCAAAGAAAAGATTCTCTTACGGAAAACCAAAGACTTGTTATCTCATATCGGATTTGGAGCCGTTCTCGC AGAAGGAAAGTTTACGAGCTACGACAAACCTCTGATTATATCGCCCGGTGCGGATTCCTTCTCGTCGATCGACTCGCAATTGCCTTATTCGAGACCATCCATGATTTTAGACACCATTAAGCAGACGTTCGTGGTACGTGTACCGCAAATAACGAGAAACGACGAGTCTGCTTTAGAAGACCCAAGTAACGATCCAAACTTCAACGAGCCGATTATCGATAAACTGAAAGTTCAAAGAGAAGAG GAGATTAGCATTCTTCTCGACGATATGCTAAACGGTCGAACACAACAAATTCCCATTCCCGATCCGATTTAA
- the LOC127071640 gene encoding cytoplasmic dynein 2 light intermediate chain 1 isoform X1 encodes MASKVSGENDRESALRVSMEEEKNRKTDPKETRERSIIIVGSKSVGKTTMINRFLEKDEKPKPTIAMEYSFGRKAGKSLVKNIVHVWEIGYVASSLISAAMSGSALTHSPHHTALLIMLDLSKPEVLWITFEEILSAVRSALKMSYNSKLINEMIEYRTSDRKSVEKMIDPLPLKTFIIAGKYDEYQDFDLDKKEIIGKTLRGIAHSLGAGLHYYSCKEKILLRKTKDLLSHIGFGAVLAEGKFTSYDKPLIISPGADSFSSIDSQLPYSRPSMILDTIKQTFVVRVPQITRNDESALEDPSNDPNFNEPIIDKLKVQREEIGKKYMSQMIKVEIPNRKYKYQMI; translated from the exons ATGGCATCAAAAGTTTC cGGAGAAAATGATAGGGAATCAGCGTTACGCGTTtcaatggaagaagaaaaaaatcgtaagaCGGATCCTAAGGAGACTCGCGAGAGGTCAATTATCATCGTTGGTAGTAAAAGCGTT GGGAAAACTACGATGATAAATCGATTTCttgaaaaagacgaaaaaccGAAGCCAACGATCGCAATGGAGTATTCCTTTGGGCGAAAAGCTGGTAAGAGTTTA GTGAAAAACATAGTCCACGTGTGGGAAATTGGCTATGTAGCTTCTTCTTTGATTTCCGCCGCTATGAGTGGATCGGCCTTAACCCATTCGCCGCATCACACGGCGCTCTTGATAATGCTGGATTTATCGAAACCGGAAGTATTATGGATCACCTTCGAGGAGATATTATCGGCTGTACGAAGTGCGTTAAAAATGAGTTACAATTCGAAACTCATTAACGAGATGATCGAGTATAGAACGAGCGACAGGAAGAGCGtggaaaaaatgatcgatcccTTACCCCTTAAAACGTTTATAATTGCGGGAAAGTACGATGAATATCAG GACTTCGACTTAGACAAGAAGGAGATAATAGGAAAAACTTTACGAGGAATTGCTCATAGTTTAGGAGCAGGACTCCATTATTATTCTTGCAAAGAAAAGATTCTCTTACGGAAAACCAAAGACTTGTTATCTCATATCGGATTTGGAGCCGTTCTCGC AGAAGGAAAGTTTACGAGCTACGACAAACCTCTGATTATATCGCCCGGTGCGGATTCCTTCTCGTCGATCGACTCGCAATTGCCTTATTCGAGACCATCCATGATTTTAGACACCATTAAGCAGACGTTCGTGGTACGTGTACCGCAAATAACGAGAAACGACGAGTCTGCTTTAGAAGACCCAAGTAACGATCCAAACTTCAACGAGCCGATTATCGATAAACTGAAAGTTCAAAGAGAAGAG
- the LOC127071640 gene encoding cytoplasmic dynein 2 light intermediate chain 1 isoform X4 → MASKVSGENDRESALRVSMEEEKNRKTDPKETRERSIIIVGSKSVGKTTMINRFLEKDEKPKPTIAMEYSFGRKAGKSLVKNIVHVWEIGYVASSLISAAMSGSALTHSPHHTALLIMLDLSKPEVLWITFEEILSAVRSALKMSYNSKLINEMIEYRTSDRKSVEKMIDPLPLKTFIIAGKYDEYQDFDLDKKEIIGKTLRGIAHSLGAGLHYYSCKEKILLRKTKDLLSHIGFGAVLAEGKFTSYDKPLIISPGADSFSSIDSQLPYSRPSMILDTIKQTFVVRVPQITRNDESALEDPSNDPNFNEPIIDKLKVQREE, encoded by the exons ATGGCATCAAAAGTTTC cGGAGAAAATGATAGGGAATCAGCGTTACGCGTTtcaatggaagaagaaaaaaatcgtaagaCGGATCCTAAGGAGACTCGCGAGAGGTCAATTATCATCGTTGGTAGTAAAAGCGTT GGGAAAACTACGATGATAAATCGATTTCttgaaaaagacgaaaaaccGAAGCCAACGATCGCAATGGAGTATTCCTTTGGGCGAAAAGCTGGTAAGAGTTTA GTGAAAAACATAGTCCACGTGTGGGAAATTGGCTATGTAGCTTCTTCTTTGATTTCCGCCGCTATGAGTGGATCGGCCTTAACCCATTCGCCGCATCACACGGCGCTCTTGATAATGCTGGATTTATCGAAACCGGAAGTATTATGGATCACCTTCGAGGAGATATTATCGGCTGTACGAAGTGCGTTAAAAATGAGTTACAATTCGAAACTCATTAACGAGATGATCGAGTATAGAACGAGCGACAGGAAGAGCGtggaaaaaatgatcgatcccTTACCCCTTAAAACGTTTATAATTGCGGGAAAGTACGATGAATATCAG GACTTCGACTTAGACAAGAAGGAGATAATAGGAAAAACTTTACGAGGAATTGCTCATAGTTTAGGAGCAGGACTCCATTATTATTCTTGCAAAGAAAAGATTCTCTTACGGAAAACCAAAGACTTGTTATCTCATATCGGATTTGGAGCCGTTCTCGC AGAAGGAAAGTTTACGAGCTACGACAAACCTCTGATTATATCGCCCGGTGCGGATTCCTTCTCGTCGATCGACTCGCAATTGCCTTATTCGAGACCATCCATGATTTTAGACACCATTAAGCAGACGTTCGTGGTACGTGTACCGCAAATAACGAGAAACGACGAGTCTGCTTTAGAAGACCCAAGTAACGATCCAAACTTCAACGAGCCGATTATCGATAAACTGAAAGTTCAAAGAGAAGAG TAA